One region of Mycolicibacterium rhodesiae NBB3 genomic DNA includes:
- a CDS encoding class I SAM-dependent methyltransferase, with protein sequence MRTDNDTWNITTSVGSTALFVAAARALEAQKPKPVAVDPYAEVFCRAVGGQWSDLLDGAAADHVLKSEFGADFVNFQGVRTRYFDTYFIKAAAAGVRQIVLLAAGLDSRAYRLDWPDDTVVFELDQPQVLEFKRAALAGIRPAAQRREVAVDLRNDWPRTLLGHGFDPAAPSAWIAEGLLIYLPATAQVQLFTGIDALSARGSHAALEEAAPMDAGEFAAKQEEERAGISPEHRSPFFQLVYNEQHEPAVDWFGARGWHADATPLPDYLRAHRRPVPSADSDAGSMTSTISLVSAIKR encoded by the coding sequence ATGCGTACCGATAACGACACCTGGAACATCACCACGAGCGTCGGATCGACGGCGCTGTTCGTGGCGGCCGCGCGGGCACTGGAGGCGCAGAAGCCGAAACCTGTGGCCGTCGATCCTTATGCCGAGGTCTTCTGCCGCGCCGTAGGCGGCCAATGGTCCGATCTGCTCGACGGCGCCGCCGCCGACCACGTGTTGAAGTCCGAGTTCGGGGCGGATTTCGTGAACTTCCAGGGTGTTCGGACCAGGTACTTCGATACGTACTTCATCAAGGCCGCGGCGGCGGGCGTCCGCCAGATCGTTCTGCTGGCCGCCGGTCTCGACTCACGCGCTTACCGGCTGGACTGGCCCGACGACACCGTCGTATTCGAGCTCGACCAGCCACAGGTGCTGGAGTTCAAACGTGCCGCATTGGCCGGGATCCGGCCCGCCGCCCAGCGTCGTGAAGTCGCCGTCGACCTCCGTAACGACTGGCCGCGAACACTGCTCGGGCATGGATTCGATCCCGCGGCGCCGTCAGCCTGGATCGCTGAGGGGCTACTGATCTATTTGCCGGCTACCGCGCAGGTTCAGCTGTTCACCGGTATCGACGCGCTGTCGGCGCGGGGCAGCCACGCCGCGCTCGAGGAGGCGGCGCCTATGGACGCCGGAGAGTTCGCGGCCAAACAAGAAGAAGAGCGTGCCGGCATCTCGCCGGAGCACAGGAGCCCGTTCTTCCAGCTCGTCTACAACGAACAGCATGAACCGGCCGTCGACTGGTTCGGAGCGCGGGGATGGCATGCAGATGCCACCCCCTTACCCGACTATCTGCGGGCTCACCGCCGCCCGGTGCCCTCTGCCGACTCCGACGCGGGTTCTATGACGTCGACGATCAGCCTGGTCAGCGCCATCAAGAGGTGA
- a CDS encoding alpha/beta fold hydrolase codes for MGDGRVHYARNGDVRLAYRVFGDTGPVLVWSPGWVVNNVDTIDEPGSPYAGLVERLSQGTRFVMYDRRGSGLSDPLTHAPSLDEKMDDLRAVVDTVSDGEVALLGSGEGGAVSILFAATFPDRVFSLLLYGTAARFSQELPDFPWGFTPHEIQAQLQTIDDHWGEGALAELFYNEMAEQPGVRDMFGKLQRSIASPTMARLSWQAFMETDVRAVLPALRTPTLVIARPGSRLVPFEAVQALAAAIPGALFEPLEPGAHNAFDVINESANAGLQFLLGRPSESIDERVLKTVVFTDIVSSTERLTAGGDSHWRHQLDNHDTLVDHVLSRHGGVRAKHTGDGVFALFDAPTKAVRCALDLVPSLASRDIRSGSASIRASVSGAVTNGAAWRCTPAPESRVWRAPGRCWPAGRCVTYRRVRASHSKALAPNGSRAYRRISRCSG; via the coding sequence GTGGGCGACGGGCGGGTTCACTACGCACGCAACGGTGATGTTCGTCTGGCATACCGAGTTTTCGGCGATACCGGCCCGGTGTTGGTGTGGTCGCCCGGGTGGGTGGTAAACAACGTCGACACCATCGACGAACCCGGCAGCCCCTACGCCGGTCTCGTCGAGCGGCTGTCGCAGGGCACCCGATTCGTCATGTACGACCGGCGCGGCAGCGGGTTATCGGATCCCCTGACCCATGCCCCGTCGCTCGACGAGAAGATGGACGACTTGCGCGCGGTGGTTGACACGGTGAGCGATGGTGAGGTCGCCTTGTTGGGCTCCGGCGAGGGCGGCGCGGTCAGCATCCTGTTCGCCGCGACCTTCCCGGACCGTGTCTTCTCGCTGCTCCTCTACGGGACGGCCGCGCGGTTCTCCCAGGAACTCCCCGACTTTCCGTGGGGCTTCACCCCCCACGAGATCCAGGCGCAACTTCAGACGATCGACGACCACTGGGGCGAGGGCGCGCTCGCCGAGCTCTTCTACAACGAGATGGCCGAACAACCGGGCGTTCGCGACATGTTCGGAAAGCTACAGCGTTCGATCGCGAGTCCGACGATGGCCCGGTTGTCGTGGCAGGCATTCATGGAGACAGATGTGAGAGCAGTCCTGCCCGCCCTGCGCACACCGACGTTGGTGATCGCCCGCCCCGGCAGCAGGTTGGTGCCGTTCGAAGCGGTGCAGGCGTTGGCTGCCGCCATCCCTGGTGCCCTGTTCGAGCCTCTCGAGCCGGGAGCGCACAACGCGTTCGACGTCATCAATGAATCTGCAAACGCCGGATTGCAATTCTTGCTCGGGCGCCCCTCGGAGTCGATCGACGAGCGCGTTCTCAAAACCGTGGTTTTCACAGACATCGTCAGTTCCACGGAGCGCTTGACCGCTGGTGGCGACTCACACTGGCGTCATCAGCTCGACAATCATGACACCCTGGTCGATCACGTGCTCTCCCGCCACGGAGGTGTGCGCGCAAAGCACACGGGGGACGGCGTTTTCGCGCTGTTCGATGCACCGACGAAAGCGGTTCGATGCGCGCTCGACCTCGTTCCGTCGCTGGCATCGCGGGATATCCGATCCGGGTCGGCATCCATACGGGCGAGTGTGAGCGGCGCGGTGACGAATGGAGCGGCGTGGCGGTGCACACCGGCGCCCGAATCGAGGGTTTGGCGGGCGCCGGGGAGGTGCTGGCCAGCCGGACGGTGCGTGACCTATCGGCGGGTTCGGGCCTCACATTCGAAAGCCTTGGCCCCCAACGGCTCAAGGGCCTACCGGAGGATATCGAGGTGTTCCGGGTGA
- a CDS encoding oxygenase MpaB family protein — protein sequence MTVTVPIDHVGRPLNDPVLPGGRRPPRWMHRADDAAFIGLLSGGANVIMELARPGVGYGVKDSRVETGRADRHPIKRARTTFTYLAVALSGTDEQKAAYRRAVNRSHAEVYSRPGDPVQYNAFDKDLQMWVAACLYKGFVDVHRIFVGEMDDETADRHFREGMTLGTTLQVPPEMWPADRKAFDEYWEQSLDQIHIDDAVHEYLWPIAAGRLGNATLPRPLQKRLDAVNLFMTTGFLPQRFRDEMRLPWDEAKQRRFNRVMATIGYVNKVMPRFIRRFPFNWMLADLDWRMRTGRPLT from the coding sequence ATGACGGTCACTGTTCCGATCGACCACGTCGGGCGTCCGCTCAACGATCCGGTTCTTCCCGGTGGCAGGCGGCCACCGCGGTGGATGCACAGGGCCGATGACGCGGCGTTCATCGGGCTGCTGTCCGGCGGGGCCAACGTGATCATGGAACTCGCCCGCCCGGGCGTGGGTTACGGCGTGAAGGACAGCCGCGTCGAGACCGGACGCGCGGATCGCCACCCGATCAAGAGGGCGAGGACGACCTTCACTTATCTGGCCGTCGCGCTGTCGGGCACCGACGAGCAGAAGGCCGCCTATCGCCGTGCGGTCAACCGGTCGCATGCCGAGGTCTATTCGCGGCCCGGCGACCCCGTGCAGTACAACGCTTTCGACAAAGACCTCCAGATGTGGGTTGCCGCCTGCCTCTACAAAGGCTTTGTCGACGTGCACCGCATCTTCGTCGGCGAGATGGACGATGAGACCGCCGACCGTCACTTCCGCGAAGGGATGACGCTCGGCACGACGTTGCAGGTTCCGCCGGAGATGTGGCCCGCGGACCGCAAGGCCTTCGACGAATACTGGGAACAGTCGCTGGACCAGATCCACATCGACGACGCCGTCCACGAGTATTTGTGGCCGATCGCCGCAGGCCGACTCGGCAACGCCACGTTGCCACGGCCTTTGCAGAAGCGATTGGATGCGGTCAACCTCTTCATGACCACAGGCTTTTTGCCGCAACGGTTCCGCGACGAGATGCGGTTGCCGTGGGATGAGGCCAAGCAGCGCAGGTTCAACCGGGTGATGGCCACCATCGGGTACGTCAACAAGGTCATGCCGCGGTTCATCCGGCGGTTCCCGTTCAACTGGATGCTGGCCGATCTCGACTGGCGGATGCGGACGGGCCGCCCGCTGACTTAG
- a CDS encoding TetR/AcrR family transcriptional regulator, whose amino-acid sequence MAQVRPYRGIDAAQRVADRRRQLLDAGLELLGAAGKDPADLTVRAICGQATLGVRYFYESFTDKDHFVGAVFDSVIADIAATTEAAVASAPPDEQARAAMANIVRTISADPRMGRLLFSVELSNTEIVRKRADSTALFAELLFTHAGAHGALDNDHVKAASYFAVGGVGQTISAWLSGEVQLDHDQLVDALAALIDALAAMPPPT is encoded by the coding sequence ATGGCACAGGTGCGGCCTTACCGGGGTATCGATGCAGCGCAGCGAGTCGCCGACCGTCGGCGTCAGTTGCTCGACGCCGGCCTGGAGCTCCTCGGCGCCGCAGGAAAGGACCCCGCCGACCTGACCGTGCGGGCCATCTGCGGGCAGGCCACTCTAGGCGTGCGGTACTTCTACGAGAGCTTCACCGACAAGGACCACTTCGTCGGCGCCGTCTTCGACTCGGTGATCGCGGACATCGCCGCGACCACCGAGGCCGCCGTCGCCTCGGCGCCACCCGATGAGCAGGCCCGCGCCGCGATGGCCAATATCGTGCGCACCATCTCCGCCGATCCCCGGATGGGCCGCCTGCTGTTCAGCGTGGAACTGTCCAATACCGAGATCGTCCGTAAGCGCGCGGACTCGACGGCGCTGTTCGCCGAGCTGCTCTTCACGCACGCAGGCGCACACGGCGCACTGGACAACGACCACGTCAAGGCCGCATCGTATTTCGCGGTCGGCGGCGTCGGTCAAACCATCAGCGCGTGGCTGTCGGGTGAGGTACAGCTCGACCACGACCAGCTGGTCGATGCGCTGGCTGCGCTGATCGACGCGCTGGCAGCGATGCCGCCACCAACCTAG
- a CDS encoding VOC family protein: protein MIKPNNPNSEFELGGINHVALVCSDMARTVDFYSNVLGMPLIKSLDLPGGMGQHFFFDAGNGDCVAFFWFADAPDRVPGISSPEAIPGIGDIVSAVSTMNHLAFHVPADKFDEYRQRLKDKGVRVGPVLNHDESRQQVSSTVHPGVYVRSFYFFDPDGITLEFACWTKEFTDSDTNTTPKTAADRRPRVSV, encoded by the coding sequence ATGATCAAGCCGAACAATCCGAATTCCGAGTTCGAACTCGGTGGTATAAACCATGTCGCCCTGGTGTGCTCGGACATGGCGAGAACGGTTGACTTTTACAGCAATGTGCTTGGTATGCCGCTGATCAAGTCGCTCGACCTTCCGGGGGGCATGGGGCAGCACTTCTTCTTCGACGCGGGCAACGGGGACTGCGTGGCGTTCTTCTGGTTCGCCGACGCCCCGGACCGCGTTCCCGGAATCTCTTCACCGGAGGCCATTCCGGGCATCGGTGACATTGTCAGCGCTGTGAGCACCATGAATCATCTGGCGTTCCACGTACCCGCGGACAAATTCGACGAGTATCGGCAGCGGCTCAAGGACAAAGGAGTGCGCGTCGGCCCGGTGCTCAATCATGACGAAAGCAGGCAGCAGGTCTCGTCGACGGTCCACCCGGGCGTGTACGTGCGATCGTTCTACTTTTTCGACCCCGACGGCATAACGCTCGAGTTCGCCTGCTGGACCAAAGAATTCACCGACAGCGACACGAATACCACGCCCAAGACAGCGGCGGACCGCCGGCCGAGGGTTTCTGTCTAG
- a CDS encoding TetR/AcrR family transcriptional regulator, whose translation MTASSREHLPTLRGRQTQAAIDAAARSVIARKGILATTISDIAAEAGKSTASFYNYYDSKEAMVREWALRFRDEAGQRACAAAEPGLSDFQRCHEAAAAHWRTYRHQLAEMISVSQLAMVNDDFAQYWDDICALPIALITRMVKHAQQQGFCADDDPHLVAVALLSMLNQFCYTQLAGDKSRSLDAVDDNACITTLANVFYRAIYHKGAA comes from the coding sequence GTGACCGCTAGCTCACGCGAGCATCTACCGACGCTACGCGGTCGGCAGACGCAGGCGGCGATCGATGCAGCGGCCCGATCGGTGATCGCCCGCAAAGGCATTCTGGCGACCACGATCTCGGACATTGCCGCGGAAGCCGGAAAGTCCACGGCGTCGTTCTACAACTACTACGACTCAAAAGAAGCCATGGTCCGCGAGTGGGCCCTGCGATTCCGTGACGAGGCCGGGCAGCGGGCGTGCGCGGCGGCCGAGCCAGGGTTGTCCGACTTCCAGCGCTGCCATGAGGCCGCCGCTGCGCACTGGCGCACCTACCGCCACCAACTCGCCGAGATGATCAGCGTGTCCCAGTTGGCGATGGTGAACGATGATTTCGCCCAGTACTGGGACGATATCTGCGCGCTACCCATAGCGTTGATCACCCGTATGGTGAAACACGCTCAGCAACAAGGCTTCTGCGCGGACGACGATCCGCACCTGGTCGCGGTGGCGTTGTTGTCGATGCTGAACCAGTTCTGCTACACACAGCTCGCCGGTGACAAGTCCAGATCCCTCGACGCCGTCGACGACAACGCGTGCATCACCACATTGGCCAATGTCTTCTACCGGGCGATTTATCACAAGGGGGCGGCATGA
- a CDS encoding alpha/beta hydrolase — protein MTRAPASGGTPGVTREFIGLQSPTARRAGAGGNPCQGLYYRGVGRKPKVAMIATHYQIDFSEHYLADYMATRGIGFLGWNTRYRGYESSFLLDHALVDIGVGVRWLREVQGVETVVLLGNSGGGSLMAAYQAQAVDPHVTPLEGMRPAAGLNDLLPADGYIASAAHPGRPDVLTAWMDASVVDENDAVANDPDLDLFSSENGPPFSAEFVERYRAAQVERNDAITNWAEAELKRIHAAGFSDRPFTVLRTWADPRMVDPALEPTKRPPNMCYAGVPVNANRSAHGIAAACTVRSWIGMWSLRHAQTRAEPHLARVDCPALVINAEQDTGVYPSDAQRIYDALASKDKAQCSIDTDHYFLSPGARSEKADTIAKWIAKRWR, from the coding sequence ATGACGAGGGCACCGGCAAGCGGCGGAACACCAGGCGTGACACGCGAATTCATCGGTTTGCAGTCGCCGACCGCGCGCCGCGCGGGTGCGGGCGGGAACCCGTGCCAGGGTCTCTATTACCGAGGCGTCGGGCGAAAGCCCAAGGTCGCGATGATCGCCACCCACTACCAGATTGATTTCTCCGAACACTATCTCGCCGACTACATGGCGACGCGCGGCATCGGATTTCTCGGCTGGAACACGCGTTACCGGGGTTATGAGAGCAGCTTTCTGCTCGACCACGCCCTCGTAGACATCGGCGTGGGTGTGCGCTGGCTCCGTGAGGTCCAGGGAGTGGAAACGGTCGTGCTGCTAGGCAATTCCGGCGGTGGCTCGCTCATGGCGGCCTACCAGGCGCAGGCCGTCGATCCGCACGTGACACCGCTGGAAGGTATGCGCCCCGCAGCAGGGCTCAACGACCTGCTCCCTGCCGACGGTTACATTGCGAGCGCCGCGCACCCCGGTCGGCCCGACGTGCTCACCGCATGGATGGACGCATCGGTCGTCGACGAAAACGACGCTGTAGCCAACGATCCCGATCTCGACCTGTTCAGTTCGGAGAACGGACCACCGTTCTCCGCCGAGTTCGTCGAGCGCTACCGAGCAGCGCAGGTCGAACGCAACGACGCCATCACCAACTGGGCCGAGGCCGAACTCAAGCGCATCCACGCGGCCGGATTCTCCGACCGCCCGTTCACGGTGCTGCGGACATGGGCCGACCCCCGCATGGTCGACCCGGCACTGGAACCGACCAAACGTCCGCCCAACATGTGTTACGCCGGTGTCCCCGTGAATGCCAATCGATCGGCACACGGCATCGCCGCAGCCTGCACGGTCCGCAGCTGGATCGGCATGTGGAGCCTGCGGCACGCTCAGACCCGCGCCGAACCGCACCTGGCGCGCGTGGACTGTCCCGCTCTTGTCATCAACGCAGAACAGGACACCGGCGTGTACCCGTCCGACGCGCAACGCATCTACGACGCACTGGCCAGTAAGGACAAAGCGCAGTGCTCGATCGACACCGACCACTACTTCCTCAGCCCAGGAGCGCGCAGCGAGAAGGCCGACACCATCGCCAAGTGGATCGCGAAGCGGTGGCGCTAA
- a CDS encoding 2-hydroxyacid dehydrogenase: MDREAVALRVLAHYVPGDKVSQFVAPEADWLDIRYCAEDDDDTFYRELAEAEVIWHVLRPISAQDLHMAPRCRLVHKLGAGVNTIAVDAATRLGIAVANMPGANAPSVAEGAVLLILAALRRLTELDRATRDGSGWPSDPSLGETVREIGGCTVGLVGYGNVAKRVETIVAAMGAQVLHTSTHDDGLESWRPLPELLSASNIVSLHIPLTTQTAGLLDAAALGSMRADAVLVNTSRGGVVDEGALVAALRSGRLAAAGLDVFATEPIPAGNPLLTLQNVVLTPHVTWYTLDTMRRYLAEAVDNCRRMRDGRDLANVVNGIVVPNRPVNRE; the protein is encoded by the coding sequence GTGGATCGCGAAGCGGTGGCGCTAAGAGTCCTTGCCCACTACGTTCCCGGCGACAAGGTCTCGCAGTTCGTTGCGCCAGAAGCGGATTGGCTCGACATTCGCTATTGCGCCGAGGATGACGACGACACGTTCTACCGCGAGCTGGCCGAGGCCGAGGTCATCTGGCACGTACTGCGACCGATCTCGGCGCAAGACCTCCACATGGCACCGCGCTGCCGACTCGTGCACAAGCTGGGTGCGGGCGTGAACACCATCGCCGTCGATGCGGCGACCCGGCTGGGAATCGCCGTCGCGAACATGCCCGGAGCCAACGCGCCATCGGTCGCCGAGGGGGCGGTGTTACTGATACTTGCGGCGCTGAGGCGACTCACCGAGCTCGACCGCGCCACCCGCGACGGTTCGGGCTGGCCGTCGGATCCGAGCCTCGGCGAGACCGTGCGCGAGATCGGCGGCTGCACCGTCGGACTGGTCGGCTACGGAAACGTCGCCAAACGAGTGGAGACCATCGTGGCGGCCATGGGCGCCCAGGTGCTGCACACCAGCACACACGACGACGGCCTCGAAAGTTGGCGGCCGCTGCCAGAGCTGCTGAGCGCCAGCAACATCGTCTCCTTGCACATACCGCTGACAACGCAGACCGCAGGCCTGCTGGACGCAGCTGCGCTCGGCTCGATGCGCGCCGACGCGGTGCTGGTGAACACCTCCCGCGGCGGAGTCGTCGACGAGGGTGCGCTGGTGGCCGCTCTGCGCTCAGGTCGCTTGGCGGCGGCAGGTCTGGACGTCTTCGCCACCGAGCCGATTCCGGCGGGCAATCCGCTGCTCACCCTGCAAAACGTGGTGCTCACGCCGCACGTCACCTGGTACACGCTCGACACGATGCGGCGGTATCTGGCCGAAGCGGTCGACAACTGCCGGCGCATGCGGGATGGCCGGGACCTCGCGAATGTGGTGAACGGTATCGTGGTTCCCAACCGACCGGTTAATCGGGAATGA